The sequence tatatgtgtgtgtcaAAGGATTTGGAtggtaattttatcattttatgtttttatacCACCCAAAGGATGAAATAACTTATTCCAATACTATTTGTTAGTTTCGAGATAAGTAATCTCAAACTTGACAATCAAACAAGCCACCAAAAATTTTATCccgagattattattttatttcggGACTATGTTTATCAATACCTTACACCAAATGATTCTTCAAAGTTTTAGGACATAattgatatttaaaaatttaaagagagaaaatgtaaattaaaatttttagtaattaaggaattttaaataatttagataagttaattgcattattaggtaatttattcataataataatatgaaatgaaaCAAAAGCAGTAGTATTGTTTAATCGTCGCTCCTCCATCTCACCATGTCACCAACAACAGCTATCCTAAATCCTCGAATCCCAAACTTGTTCACTCCATCTACTCTTTCCTATCCCCCCTCCTGCTCTTCACTATACAAACTCCAATTCTCCACCAACACTTTCCGCTGCCAAATTCTTGGCTCCCATTCTCTCAACTTTTCCCTTCAAAATCATTCACAGCAACCCCTCGAAGAAGAGGAACACGTTGTTGGCGACTGCATAGTATTTGAACAAGGTATTTTCGATGACCCTTTTGtccaaaacaacaaacaacaaaacaacaacagcaacaacaacaaatcaacagAAATACGGGCGGAAAATTTAATTCCTGAAGAATGGGTTCAAGTTCAGAGAGAAATCAACATTACTAAGAAGGAAAGGCGCAAGCTTTCACAACAATTGGAGTTTGGCCAACGTGCGGAAAGGAGGAGGTTAGATTTGATGCCAATTGGTAATAACAACACTAGTAATGGGAGGAGAGGCAGTAACATTGAAGAATATCTGAAAGCCAGGGAAGAAAAGTTGAAGCAGTTGAAACCACTTGTGCTCGAAAACCCGGATTTTGAAAAGTGTAAAAGGGGTAAGACTGATGCTAAATTGAGTGAAAGTGTAGAGGACAGGTCTGTTTTGAGGGTTTCGAGTGAAAGGGTATTGCCAAAAGATCCTAGAAGAGCCGTTTATGGTGGTGGATTGGAAGATATTAAGGAGTTTTTCAGTAGTGGGATTTATGAGGCCAGTGCTGGTAAAAGTTCACAAGGTATGCTTTTATTTATGTTTGGCTGTGTTGAATTTGCGCAATTGATTGCAGGAATCTGTTATGCATAGTTTTACTGTTCTCTCCCTGTGACggtgttataaaccaaacgggaaaaccaatgttataaaccaaacgggaaagccaacccaaaagactagtctaataggtgggacggtgttataaaccaaacgggagagcgcaatccaaaagactagtctaataggtgggacaacccatttggcttataatccccttagcttcataacaatcgcctccgcttaagaaccaacgacctcgttgGTCATGGCTGAGCCATGTTGGTCACGGATGGCACCCCTcttaggtccaggccaccactccgagtcgtGGCTCCACGcatggatcgatcctcgttggtcacggctggcacccctcttgaGTCCAAGCAACCACTACTGGCACACAGACAACCACTCCGAGTCACGGCCCAACGCGCGGCTCCCCAcacgtggatcgatcctcgttggtcacggctggcacccctcttgggtccaggccaccatTCCTACTGCGCAGGCCACCACTACGAGTCATGGCCCAACGTGTGGGACTCTCAACGAGagcaccaatgttataaaccaaatgggagagcccaacccaaaagtctattctaataggtgggagaacccatttggcttataatccccttagcatttctctatttttccaatgtgggacaattggttcataacagaGCCAACATTTAGTAAAGTTAAGCTATGTCCATTTTTGAAAATGTTTACACAACGTAGCCCATACGCTGTGTATAAACACACGATTTAACCAATATTTGTGTATAACACTTTTTATACATTATTATACACTTTATACAAGGTTGATACATTATATATAGTGATTCTCCCCCAggtataatattatataatattgtatACTGGGCTTCTTGATGCAAATATTTTCAGAAGCtgtatattttagaaaatttcttcTTTATGTTTGGGTGGGTTGAATTTGTTGAAGTGATTGGAGGAATCTGTTATGCATAGCTTCAGTACTCAAGTAGATATAGTTTGTTGTGGGATTATGCTGGGTATGTTATCATTCTTGTTGCTGCTGAAGTATATTTAGGTTGTTAAAGGAAACAGTATTTGAATTCTTCAAATATAAAATGGGATGAAGGATTACCAAATTCGGCCTGCTCTCTGTTGAACAAAAGAGTCATTGAGtggttaaaagaacagttgaactCTCCAAATAATAGTATCATATAACAGGATGGAGAAGTATTAAACTCAGGCTATTCCATCAAAAAGAGGGAGGGCTGAGTTAAGATATTTTACCTATCATCTCTTAAAGGCAATTAACCTTTTGGACGAAATGTACATTGTATGGATTACTTATTTTTCTAGACCATGCGAAAAATGACACGTGCAGAAAATGTTATAGTATGTACTTATATTAGATTGTGATAATGTTTATAATAAACAATTCCAGCGTTACGGACTAGCCTAGCAAAACATCTGATTAACTAATCTAAGTTAATTGAGTTTTGACTTTTCTAGATATTGAGTTTGTTGTTGGGTCAAACCCTGTTAATTGAGTGGGgttggttctttttttttttttttttttttcttttttggtaactGACGGCTCTATTCAATTACCAGATGTATCATTACAAATCAAGCAGCTAATCACAGCATGCTTAGTTCTTGACTGAATCTTCCTGCAAACTAGAGCTCTAACATAATCCTACTGCTCAAAACCGTAGGCTAAGTAAGAAATGCTTGATATCCTGCTGGGCTCTAGCAGTAGAGAATAGAGATGTTGGCTCTCTTTGGCAAGACTATCTATATCTTTActattcttcaaaaaaaaaatctgttGTTTCTCTCAGTCCATATTGCATATACAGTCTCTGCAAGGACGAGCTTGAATACCTGAGCCTGCAGAATCTCCTGACTTCTCAATGTTGCAAGCCTGGAGAAGTTTTGAGGGACTCTATTGTTGAAGAAATTTCTCTGTCCACATTGTTTTATTTTTCGAAATTTGAGATACAAATCCTTGTCAAGCTTATATTGCTCAAGGGCTCAAGGCTAGTACTTATTTATTGGTGTCCACCATTTGTCGTGCTAATTGCATTTACTTGGTGCATATAATGTGTTTTTCCTGTCATTAAATTGGAAAAATTCATAGTGGTGTCCGCcttttatttcaaactattttCCACAGGCTGATATGACCTTTTGGTCATATAATTGATATGTTATTTGTTCCTCCAAATTCTTATCTCTTTTTTGATAAAGAAAGTGCTTATTTGTTCTTTGCTTAGGGAATCATTCAGAATTCTTCAACGTCTTTGGTATATTAATCTGTGTAGGTGCTCGCAAGCTGTTTTCTAAAGAGGAAAAAGTCCTGTTGAACAAGCGGATTCCTGATTTGTTGCCTGCTACCTCTGTAAGTTTCTGCTTTCTGTGTCAGCTTATATATTAGTGTTACTGAAATGTAATTATATGTTTTCTCTTATATTGGATATTCTCACTTATGCATTGTGTTGAAGCTGATCATTTTCGTTCCTGTACAAGCTTGTTTCAGTCTTCAATGCACTTTGTTCAAGAAATCCACTTAGTATAGAAAGTTTAGATTGATTCCTGAATTCCACCAAAACCTTGCAGGCAAAATGGCAGCCTCTGCACACTCTAGCTGCCTCAGGAGAGTTTTACCTTCTCATCTCTTTGTTGAAGAACATTGTCAATATTAATGTTCCAGATAAGGTATAAAATGAGTGACAAATACCAGTAGAAAGATCCTTTCTGCTCCgtcattcttttttgtttttattgatgtATTTTGAAAGTTATTACCCCAATAATATATACCATGAAATTAGTGTCTTCTTTTTCTAGATTCTTCTGCgttgtgatttttcttttttctttttacaggATGGATTGACAGCTATCCACAAAGCAATTCTTGCCAAGAAGCAGGCTatatttaactttcttttaagAGAATCTGCCAATCCACATATACGTGACAAAGTGAGCACAAGCTTCTACCAATGCTTGAAAATTTacattcttgttggttcttttCCATCAACATCCATGCAGCTGTTATCCTCGTGTCAATTCAGACCAATGTCCTTTTGTGCTTCTTCTCTTCCCTTGTCCGAGATTGTCTCATATTAAACAACATATCGTGTGTCCTTTTGTTCTCTTCTCCCAGCACTGTTCAGTCTGTCCATATTGAACTACATTTCAGTCTTAACTTTGTTGTCAACCATAAGAAATAGCTATATGATTTTCGTTCTTTAAGAGCTTTGGGATAATTAGTGTTGCAATTTGCTATGAGTTCAATAATATTCTTGACTTGTAACTTGTTACAGGATGGAGCCACCTTGATGCACTATGCTGTTCGAACGGCATCAACTCATATGATAAAAATCCTTCTCTTGTATAATGTTGATATAAACCTCCAAGATCATGTATGGCTGGTTAATTCTTTAATGTTGTCTTGAAATACATATTTTTGGGTGTATTCGTATGTGCTCCAGTATAGGTTTATGAACATGGAATGACTCTCTTTCAGGATGGATGGACACCTTTGCATCTAGCTGTTCAATCCCGTAGAACTGATACAGTGAGGCTTTTGTTAATTAAGGGAGCTGACAAGACTCTAAAGAACAGGGTAGATTCTGTTTAGCTTAATCATTTTGAACTCTATGTTTTAATGCTTTTGCTTCTTTAGATCTCATAGTTTTGGTGCAAATCTAGAATGTATACGTCCTATTTGATGTTTTAGCATGTTGACAAATCAAGATGCTAATATTTCTGGTATGGTTTCAAATCTAGTTTCTTGCTTTTATTTTCAAGACATGATTATGTTGCAGGATGGTCTAACCCCACTCGACATTTGCCTCCATACTGGTAGAGATATAAGGACCTATGAGCTTATCAAATTGTTGAAACAACTTCCCAAGGTTCGTTAGTTGGTCTGACCTATAACTGCAGCTGCGAAGTACGAAATTGGCAGATGTCTTGCAGGTTGGAGGTGCCAGCTTTGAGTTTGGCTGTGTCGCATCTGAGTGTTATTTTGTACAACACTTTGCCCTTGAGTTGACCTGGGAAGCGGATTCAGATTTATGCTTATATCAGTAGGGGAGGAAACTTCTCTTTTTAATTCTCACATTGTACTACACTGCATGATATGCACCATAGTTAGTATAACATCACAGGAAGGAAGTTTGACTATTTTGTAGGGCTGCGAACTGTATATTGTTTACTTAGATATTGGATTAATAGTACATTTTTGGATTCAAATTGTGTGACAAGAAAATTGTTTGTGCGATCAACAAGAATAGCCTAGGTTTTTCTATCGAGTACATGAAGAGTTTTTTAGGTTGATCTGTTTTTAGGGGCTCGATTGCTTGAACATATACCCCGTGTGTTCAAGGGCGATTTTGGGTGTGGGTGTGGTCTACCCGGATCTCACGTGCCTACCCTACGACTGAACATAAAAATTAGAGATCAAATGACATGCATTTGGCTAATTTCGTACTCCTACTTCAAGTTCCATTTTCCTGTAAGAATTTGTCTAACAACAGGACCTAATGCACAGTATATCAGTAGTAATATAGGTGACCTAACATAGGTTAACCAGTTTCTAGCCTTCTGATGTACATTGGGTTCGTTTCTCCATCCTTTTTcacttagggatcgtttggttggaaaacaagttgatACAGATTAGTAATCCCGGGATTAGATATCCTATCCTCAAGGAGGGATAAGAAAAACACTACAATTCCGGAATAACTAATCTCGGAAAGAGTTATCCCATGCATTTTGTCTCAATCAAACATGGGATAAGCTCCTCTTCcaaattaattttggaattagTTATCTTTATCCCTCCTACCAAAGCCCCCTTAGATTTTACTTATTAGGCTTTTGTCTATGACTAAGTTCGAAATCATGATGACACCTCGAAATCATGATGACACCTCACATACACcggggtttgggttgtgtgtggggggtgggggggggggggggggcgggatCTGTCGAATCATGGAAATTCAGGAGGAACAAATACAACATTGTCCCACTTTGATGTCCAAGTATACAACATTGCACATTGCATTGATTACATTACGGCCAATAAGCATCTAACATGCGAGATGAACATAAATAAGAGGCTGCAGAGACGTAGTGCAAAATTTCCAGATatcatttgttggatcaagaaCTTGACAATGGCATGGAAACGTCTAGTGGAGGATTTTATGACCATAATCTATTAATCTAATGGTACAAAACAAAATATTGCGTGGAAATAGCCCTTGCAGAAATGTAAACTGAGGCTTTTCTACAAATTCCATACATAGTGAAAGTTTCAATGCACcagacttattttttttttttttaagttatggTGTTCAAATCAACATGAACACAACTCTAACTATTTATTGGGTACCAATAATTTCTCATCTATACGTGTATCGAATAACTTTACCTTCTGAAACTTAGACAAATGTGAGTGTAGCTTCGTTGGCTT comes from Capsicum annuum cultivar UCD-10X-F1 chromosome 2, UCD10Xv1.1, whole genome shotgun sequence and encodes:
- the LOC107857543 gene encoding ankyrin repeat domain-containing protein, chloroplastic, translated to MSPTTAILNPRIPNLFTPSTLSYPPSCSSLYKLQFSTNTFRCQILGSHSLNFSLQNHSQQPLEEEEHVVGDCIVFEQGIFDDPFVQNNKQQNNNSNNNKSTEIRAENLIPEEWVQVQREINITKKERRKLSQQLEFGQRAERRRLDLMPIGNNNTSNGRRGSNIEEYLKAREEKLKQLKPLVLENPDFEKCKRGKTDAKLSESVEDRSVLRVSSERVLPKDPRRAVYGGGLEDIKEFFSSGIYEASAGKSSQGARKLFSKEEKVLLNKRIPDLLPATSAKWQPLHTLAASGEFYLLISLLKNIVNINVPDKDGLTAIHKAILAKKQAIFNFLLRESANPHIRDKDGATLMHYAVRTASTHMIKILLLYNVDINLQDHDGWTPLHLAVQSRRTDTVRLLLIKGADKTLKNRDGLTPLDICLHTGRDIRTYELIKLLKQLPKVR